One part of the Syntrophales bacterium genome encodes these proteins:
- a CDS encoding stage 0 sporulation protein: protein MKTIIGVKFKKEGKIYSFDSGELQLQRDDLVLVDTDNGPAIGMVADAVKTLSASRCLNNLKKVLRSATDEDLQIRAENSKLEKEAMRYCAGRISEKRLPMKLVEVECLFDKSKMVFSFASESRVDFRDLVKDLLQKFRTRIELKQIGARQETKIVKGLGICGREVCCGSFLHNMDRVSVKMAKEQNMSLNPEKISGLCGRLMCCLAFEYDAYVGLKKEMPKPGKMVQTADGQGKVIRQNILRSEVVVMLEDRKEMTYKAHDVKIIV from the coding sequence TTGAAAACCATCATCGGCGTTAAGTTCAAAAAAGAGGGAAAGATATACAGCTTCGATTCGGGAGAGCTGCAGTTGCAGCGGGACGACCTCGTTCTGGTTGACACGGACAACGGCCCGGCGATTGGCATGGTGGCTGACGCCGTAAAGACCCTTTCCGCTTCCCGGTGCTTGAATAATCTGAAAAAGGTGCTGCGTTCGGCAACCGATGAAGATTTGCAAATAAGAGCGGAAAACAGCAAGTTGGAAAAAGAGGCCATGAGGTACTGCGCCGGCAGAATCTCCGAGAAGAGGCTCCCCATGAAGCTCGTGGAGGTGGAATGCCTCTTCGACAAAAGCAAAATGGTCTTCTCGTTCGCCTCGGAAAGCCGGGTCGATTTTCGGGATCTGGTCAAGGATCTGCTGCAGAAATTCCGGACCCGCATTGAGCTGAAACAGATCGGCGCCCGGCAGGAGACAAAGATCGTAAAAGGTCTGGGGATCTGCGGCCGGGAGGTGTGTTGCGGGAGCTTCCTGCACAACATGGACCGTGTTTCGGTCAAGATGGCAAAAGAGCAGAACATGTCCCTCAACCCCGAAAAAATCTCCGGCCTCTGCGGACGGCTGATGTGCTGCCTGGCATTCGAATACGACGCTTACGTCGGTCTGAAAAAAGAGATGCCGAAACCCGGAAAGATGGTCCAGACGGCCGATGGCCAGGGCAAGGTAATCCGCCAGAATATCCTGCGGTCAGAGGTCGTCGTTATGCTGGAAGACCGAAAAGAAATGACTTACAAGGCCCATGATGTCAAGATTATTGTATGA
- the holB gene encoding DNA polymerase III subunit delta', translating into MRFQQIYGHKKPLAILKSAMAANRVAHAYLFYGKEGVGKKTVASVFARALNCPAADPPCDVCPSCLKAEHKNHPNIIEIVAEGQFIKIAAVREIMATMAFRPEDGKRVFILQDADKMNAPAANALLKTLEEPSADNVLILTSARPHALPVTILSRCQALRFAPLQKTEVASFLREQQGFGEAEADAIAAASLGSIGDAIEMKKEDYMTVRNGILKRLAEDDPADLIKRLAFARRLGTEREEITQRLQIMQNAYRDSLILKETGESEMLLFKDWEAAISALAARLSGREILKNMAVVGRAMDAISRNSNKTLTLEAMLVRLA; encoded by the coding sequence TTGAGATTCCAGCAGATATACGGACATAAAAAACCACTCGCGATCCTGAAGAGCGCCATGGCGGCAAACAGGGTCGCCCACGCCTATCTTTTTTACGGGAAAGAAGGGGTCGGAAAGAAAACGGTTGCCTCGGTGTTCGCGCGGGCCCTCAACTGCCCCGCCGCGGATCCCCCCTGCGACGTCTGTCCCTCCTGCCTGAAGGCCGAGCATAAAAATCATCCCAATATTATTGAGATTGTCGCTGAAGGCCAGTTCATAAAAATTGCTGCGGTAAGAGAAATAATGGCCACGATGGCCTTTCGTCCGGAAGATGGCAAACGGGTTTTTATCCTGCAGGACGCCGATAAAATGAACGCCCCGGCGGCAAACGCCCTGCTCAAGACATTGGAAGAGCCTTCGGCGGATAACGTCCTGATCCTGACTTCCGCCCGACCGCACGCCCTGCCGGTTACGATCCTCTCCCGCTGTCAAGCCTTGCGCTTTGCCCCGCTGCAGAAGACAGAGGTGGCCAGCTTCCTTCGTGAACAACAGGGATTCGGCGAGGCCGAGGCGGATGCAATTGCCGCGGCCTCGCTCGGGAGCATCGGCGACGCCATCGAGATGAAGAAGGAAGATTACATGACCGTCCGCAACGGAATATTGAAGCGACTGGCCGAGGATGACCCGGCAGACCTGATAAAAAGGCTCGCCTTCGCCCGACGTTTGGGAACAGAGCGGGAAGAGATAACCCAACGGCTCCAGATAATGCAAAACGCCTATCGGGACTCGCTGATCCTGAAAGAAACAGGCGAAAGCGAAATGCTCCTGTTCAAGGACTGGGAGGCGGCTATTTCAGCCCTGGCCGCTCGCCTGTCGGGACGGGAGATTCTCAAAAATATGGCGGTTGTGGGACGCGCCATGGACGCCATCTCCAGAAATTCCAACAAAACCTTGACTTTGGAGGCCATGCTGGTTAGGCTCGCATAG